The Phycisphaerales bacterium AB-hyl4 genome has a window encoding:
- a CDS encoding ligase-associated DNA damage response DEXH box helicase encodes MNVVRHWFTQQRGYTPFDFQQQTWDAQLAGASGLVHAPTGMGKTFAVGLGPMMRWCDAHPDRQSWAALKSPPLTMLWITPLRALASDTANSLREPIEDVGLPWTLELRTGDVSSSIKARQKKRLPSVLVTTPESLSLLLSYADAKAKFAHVQSVVVDEWHELMSTKRGTQTELGLARLRRWNPAMQTWGLSATMGNLEQARDVLLGRAKAKSGVLIRGESQKAVRIETIVPDDLERFPWAGHLGLKLLPQVLDELDKVGSALLFTNTRSQAELWFAAIVKHRPNWIGEVALHHGSLDRKLRQKVEDLLREGKLRCVVCTSSLDLGVDFSPVDRVFQVGSPKGVARLMQRAGRSGHQPGAVSRVLGVPTHAFELIEFAAARVGIEGKRVESRRPLDRPIDVLVQHLVTVAAGGGFDEHALYEEVKATYAFRDLSAEQWQWAMDFVTRGGKALYAYPHYRRVAPPNGDGQYHVSSQQIAKQHRMGIGTITSDAAMIVKLARGRSLGTVEESFIARLKPGDRFLFAGQPLELIKTQNMTAYVRRATRLSGNVPRWQGGKSPLSTQLADAVRAKFDDALAERFTDDEMRAVRPLLELQRQWSRLPAADELLIESATSREGHHLFAYPFQGRLVHEGLGALLAYRLSQQAPRSITATVNDYGLELMCPEPIAMDEKAWRDVLSTDRLVEDLLACLNATELARRQFREIARVAGLIFTGYPGQSKSTRQLQASSELFYDVFAEFDADNLLLDQARREVLEEQLEVRRLKQALERIEAMRLVRVTLEQLSPLAFPLWAEHLRENHVTSEHWSDRVRAMAVALEKVADDG; translated from the coding sequence TGGGCAAGACGTTCGCTGTGGGGCTCGGGCCGATGATGCGCTGGTGCGATGCGCACCCGGATCGGCAATCGTGGGCGGCGTTGAAATCGCCGCCGCTGACGATGCTGTGGATCACACCGTTGCGCGCGCTCGCCAGCGATACCGCCAATTCGTTGCGCGAGCCGATTGAAGACGTCGGCTTGCCATGGACGCTGGAGCTGCGCACCGGGGATGTGAGTTCGTCGATCAAGGCGCGGCAGAAGAAGCGCTTGCCGAGCGTGCTGGTGACAACGCCTGAGAGTTTATCGCTGCTGCTGAGCTACGCGGACGCGAAGGCGAAGTTCGCCCACGTGCAAAGCGTGGTGGTGGATGAATGGCATGAGTTGATGTCGACCAAGCGCGGCACGCAGACAGAGCTTGGCCTCGCGCGACTGCGGCGGTGGAACCCGGCTATGCAGACGTGGGGGCTGTCGGCGACGATGGGCAACCTCGAACAGGCGCGCGATGTGCTGTTGGGTCGCGCGAAAGCAAAATCAGGCGTGCTGATTCGCGGCGAATCGCAGAAGGCTGTCCGGATTGAGACCATCGTCCCCGACGATCTGGAGCGATTCCCCTGGGCGGGGCATCTGGGGTTGAAGCTGCTCCCGCAGGTGCTCGATGAGTTGGACAAGGTGGGCAGTGCGCTGCTGTTTACGAATACGCGATCGCAGGCGGAGCTTTGGTTCGCGGCGATTGTGAAGCATCGGCCGAACTGGATCGGCGAGGTCGCGTTGCACCACGGGTCGCTGGATCGCAAGTTGCGGCAGAAGGTGGAGGACCTGCTTCGCGAGGGCAAGCTGCGTTGCGTGGTGTGTACGTCGAGTTTGGACCTGGGGGTGGACTTTTCGCCGGTGGATCGGGTGTTTCAGGTGGGCAGTCCGAAGGGGGTGGCGAGGTTGATGCAACGGGCCGGCCGCAGCGGGCATCAGCCGGGCGCGGTGAGTCGTGTGCTCGGCGTGCCGACGCATGCGTTTGAGTTGATCGAGTTCGCCGCGGCGCGGGTGGGGATTGAGGGGAAGCGGGTCGAGTCGCGTCGGCCGCTGGATCGGCCGATCGACGTGTTGGTGCAACATCTGGTGACAGTCGCGGCGGGTGGTGGGTTTGATGAACATGCGTTGTATGAAGAAGTGAAAGCGACGTATGCGTTTCGCGACCTGTCGGCCGAGCAGTGGCAATGGGCGATGGACTTCGTCACGCGCGGCGGCAAGGCGTTATATGCGTACCCGCACTACCGCCGAGTCGCGCCGCCGAACGGCGACGGCCAGTATCACGTCAGTTCGCAGCAGATCGCGAAGCAGCATCGCATGGGCATCGGCACGATCACGAGCGATGCGGCGATGATCGTGAAGCTTGCACGCGGGCGGTCGCTGGGCACGGTGGAAGAGTCGTTCATCGCACGTTTGAAGCCGGGTGATCGCTTTTTGTTTGCCGGGCAGCCGTTGGAGCTGATTAAAACGCAGAACATGACAGCGTACGTGCGGCGGGCAACGCGGTTGTCGGGCAATGTCCCGCGATGGCAAGGCGGGAAGAGCCCGCTGTCGACGCAACTGGCGGACGCGGTGCGGGCGAAGTTTGATGATGCGCTGGCTGAGCGATTCACCGATGATGAAATGCGGGCAGTGCGGCCGCTGCTTGAGTTGCAACGACAATGGTCGCGATTGCCCGCGGCGGACGAGTTGCTCATCGAGTCGGCTACGTCGCGCGAAGGGCATCACCTGTTTGCGTATCCATTTCAAGGACGACTGGTGCATGAAGGGCTCGGGGCGTTGCTGGCGTATCGTTTGTCGCAGCAGGCGCCACGGTCGATCACTGCGACGGTGAATGATTATGGACTGGAGTTGATGTGCCCCGAGCCGATCGCGATGGATGAAAAGGCATGGCGTGACGTGCTCAGCACGGATCGGCTCGTCGAAGACCTGCTGGCTTGCCTGAACGCGACGGAGCTTGCCCGCAGGCAGTTTCGCGAGATCGCTCGTGTGGCGGGATTGATCTTCACCGGCTATCCGGGGCAGTCGAAATCGACGAGGCAACTGCAAGCGTCCAGCGAACTGTTTTACGATGTGTTCGCCGAGTTCGATGCGGACAACCTGCTGCTGGATCAGGCCCGGCGGGAAGTGCTTGAAGAACAGTTGGAAGTGAGGCGACTCAAGCAGGCGCTGGAGCGGATCGAAGCGATGAGGCTGGTGCGGGTGACGCTTGAGCAGTTGTCGCCGTTGGCGTTTCCGCTTTGGGCCGAGCATTTGCGTGAGAATCACGTGACCAGCGAACATTGGAGCGACCGGGTACGGGCGATGGCGGTGGCGTTGGAGAAGGTGGCGGATGACGGGTGA